From Paenibacillus sp. PK3_47, the proteins below share one genomic window:
- a CDS encoding endo-1,4-beta-xylanase: MKIRIRQVISVILAAALLVPLGWLAPAASAAQENADTVYHESFAGGAGKAAQSGSATLTAVTGKTFEGNADGAALYVSSRSNNWDAADFKFSEIGLENGSTYTVTAVVYVDDDVIVPDGAKAALQTVNSYGNYAEASYTAGTAVTLTKEFTVDTSKDQALRINSNEAGKAVPFYIGDIRITGKAPSGGGEEPPRAPALPFTAITFENGTAGGFEGRSGNETLTVTDEENHTEGGSYALKVEGRSSTWHGPSLRIEKYVDQGSEYTISAWVKLIDPASSQLQLSTQVGNDSSANYVALSPKTISTADGWVKFEGSYRYNSVGGEYLTIYVESSNNAAASFYIDDINFEKTGTGPIAIQKDLLPVKTAYQNDFLIGNAITAEDLEGARLELLTMHHNTATAGNAMKPDALQNTKGNFTFTAADNMIDKVLAEGMQMHGHVLVWHQQSPLWMNTGKDAEGNSVPLSRDEALVNLKTHIQTVMEHFGDKVISWDVVNEAMSDNPGNPADWETSLRQSPWKTAIGADYVEQAFLAAREVLDQHPEWDIKLYYNDYNEDNQNKAQAIYNMVKAINDKYALTHPGKLLIDGIGMQGHYSINTNPENVRLSLEKFISLGVEVSITELDIQAGSNNQLSDKLAAAQGYLYAQLMDLFHKHAADIERVTFWGLDDNTSWRASSNPLLFDKNLQAKPAYYGVIDPVKYIAEHTPDSADANVSTAVYSTPVVDGTADGLWSQAPELAVNRYQLAWQGATGTARALWDEQNLYVLIQVSDAQLDKTSANVWEQDSVEFFLDQNNGKTSFYQEDDGQFRVNFDNEASFNPERIAAGFESATRVSGTNYTVEVKIPLNSMTPANEQKLGFDVQINDAKDGARQSVAAWNDTTGNGYQDTSVYGVLTLKGKPGNPETPTTPETPTTPENPTESPAPTPAPTATPGPAAVPGGTNSGSSTPAPVSGTVQSKEGQVTIRPAVNTANGEAKAAVTAADLKKALEQAAPAAGGRKTIAIEVPQQDSVTSYEVQLPSQSLKGQENFLLLVKTGAATLEVPSNLLLGAGVSTETVSIRLDQLADGSPDAASPAKTGRSPVIGFSVLAGGQVIAWNNRDASVKIAVPYTPAASQLGNTGALVAGQVDSKGSLTVIPNSRYDAVSGAIVFQTAEPGTYAVAYKPVNFADLGELTWAQDAVAALAARDIVKGISENSFSPTAPVKRADFITLLVRALELKGSGPAASGFTDVPQDAYYRNELAAAQQLGIINGYGDHTVRPDSPISRQEMMVIAARALAAAGKHPDGSGSLAAFSDAAEVAEYAADSVSLLVESGIVAGKNGRLAPDDTLTRAEAAVIVYRIWGLQ, translated from the coding sequence ATGAAGATAAGGATCAGACAGGTTATATCGGTTATTTTGGCAGCAGCGCTGCTTGTTCCGTTAGGCTGGCTTGCCCCGGCTGCTTCAGCTGCACAGGAGAATGCAGACACTGTGTATCATGAGAGCTTTGCGGGAGGTGCCGGAAAAGCGGCCCAATCGGGAAGTGCCACCCTGACGGCGGTAACCGGCAAAACTTTTGAGGGCAACGCGGACGGAGCGGCATTATACGTAAGCAGCAGAAGCAATAACTGGGATGCGGCTGATTTTAAGTTCAGTGAGATCGGGCTTGAAAACGGCAGCACGTACACCGTGACTGCGGTGGTCTATGTAGATGACGACGTCATTGTGCCGGACGGTGCAAAAGCAGCGCTCCAGACTGTGAACAGCTACGGAAACTATGCGGAAGCCTCGTATACAGCCGGGACTGCCGTCACACTGACCAAAGAATTCACCGTAGATACCAGCAAAGATCAGGCTCTGCGCATCAACTCCAATGAGGCCGGCAAGGCGGTTCCCTTTTACATCGGAGACATCCGGATTACCGGAAAAGCACCGTCAGGCGGAGGAGAAGAGCCCCCAAGAGCACCGGCGCTGCCGTTCACGGCCATTACCTTTGAAAACGGGACTGCAGGCGGTTTTGAAGGCAGAAGCGGAAACGAGACACTTACAGTTACTGATGAAGAAAATCATACAGAAGGCGGTTCTTATGCTTTAAAAGTAGAGGGCAGATCCTCCACATGGCACGGTCCTTCCTTACGGATAGAAAAGTACGTGGATCAGGGCAGCGAATATACAATTTCGGCCTGGGTCAAGCTGATTGATCCCGCAAGCTCACAGCTTCAGCTGTCCACACAGGTGGGCAATGATAGCAGTGCCAACTATGTAGCCCTTTCCCCGAAGACCATCAGCACTGCCGACGGCTGGGTGAAGTTCGAGGGAAGCTACCGGTACAACAGCGTCGGCGGCGAATACTTAACGATTTATGTCGAAAGCTCCAATAACGCCGCAGCTTCTTTTTATATTGATGATATCAATTTTGAAAAAACAGGCACTGGCCCTATAGCGATTCAAAAGGATCTCCTTCCCGTTAAAACAGCTTATCAGAATGATTTTCTGATCGGCAACGCGATTACAGCGGAGGATCTGGAGGGGGCACGCCTGGAGCTGCTGACTATGCACCACAATACGGCTACGGCAGGCAATGCCATGAAGCCCGATGCGCTGCAGAATACGAAGGGCAATTTCACTTTTACTGCGGCGGATAACATGATTGATAAAGTGCTGGCCGAAGGGATGCAGATGCACGGCCATGTGCTGGTGTGGCATCAGCAGTCGCCGTTGTGGATGAATACAGGAAAGGATGCAGAAGGCAACAGCGTTCCTTTGAGCCGGGACGAGGCGCTTGTCAATTTGAAGACGCATATCCAAACGGTCATGGAGCATTTTGGGGACAAGGTAATCAGCTGGGATGTGGTCAATGAAGCGATGAGCGACAACCCCGGCAATCCGGCAGACTGGGAAACCTCGCTGCGTCAATCCCCATGGAAAACCGCTATCGGAGCGGACTATGTGGAGCAGGCTTTTCTGGCGGCAAGAGAGGTGCTGGATCAGCATCCGGAATGGGATATCAAGCTGTATTACAATGATTATAATGAAGACAACCAGAATAAAGCCCAAGCCATTTACAATATGGTTAAGGCTATTAACGACAAATACGCGCTGACCCATCCCGGTAAGCTCCTCATCGACGGTATCGGGATGCAGGGGCATTACAGCATTAACACGAATCCCGAGAATGTGCGGCTGTCCCTGGAAAAATTCATCTCCCTGGGGGTGGAAGTGAGCATCACCGAGCTGGATATTCAGGCTGGCAGCAACAATCAGCTGTCCGACAAGCTGGCGGCTGCCCAGGGCTATCTGTATGCCCAGCTGATGGATCTTTTCCATAAGCACGCTGCAGATATTGAACGGGTCACCTTCTGGGGCCTGGATGACAATACAAGCTGGAGAGCATCCAGCAATCCGCTGCTGTTCGATAAGAACCTGCAGGCCAAACCGGCTTACTACGGCGTAATCGATCCTGTAAAATATATCGCCGAACATACGCCGGATTCGGCGGATGCGAATGTATCCACGGCGGTCTACAGTACACCGGTAGTGGACGGTACGGCGGATGGCCTCTGGAGCCAGGCGCCGGAGCTGGCCGTTAACCGCTACCAGCTGGCCTGGCAGGGCGCTACCGGAACCGCCAGAGCGCTTTGGGATGAACAGAATCTGTACGTACTGATCCAGGTCAGCGATGCGCAGCTGGATAAGACGAGTGCCAATGTGTGGGAGCAGGATTCCGTTGAATTTTTCCTGGATCAGAACAACGGGAAAACTTCCTTCTACCAGGAGGATGACGGACAATTCAGAGTCAATTTTGACAACGAAGCATCCTTTAATCCTGAGCGGATTGCAGCAGGCTTCGAATCAGCAACCCGTGTGTCCGGAACCAACTACACCGTTGAAGTCAAGATTCCGCTGAACAGCATGACCCCGGCCAATGAGCAGAAGCTGGGCTTCGATGTGCAGATTAATGATGCCAAGGACGGTGCGCGTCAGAGCGTTGCAGCTTGGAATGACACCACAGGGAACGGCTATCAGGATACCTCGGTATATGGGGTGCTTACCCTGAAGGGCAAACCGGGGAATCCGGAAACACCGACAACACCGGAAACGCCGACAACACCGGAAAATCCGACGGAATCGCCGGCGCCAACTCCGGCGCCGACGGCAACACCAGGACCGGCGGCGGTTCCCGGAGGTACGAATAGCGGCAGCAGTACACCGGCTCCGGTGAGCGGAACCGTGCAGAGCAAGGAGGGTCAGGTGACAATCCGACCGGCAGTGAACACTGCGAACGGTGAGGCGAAAGCGGCAGTTACGGCCGCCGATCTTAAAAAGGCATTGGAACAGGCCGCTCCGGCAGCCGGCGGACGCAAAACGATCGCCATCGAAGTGCCGCAACAAGACAGCGTAACTTCGTATGAAGTGCAGCTGCCTTCGCAAAGCCTGAAAGGGCAGGAGAATTTCCTGCTGCTGGTCAAAACAGGGGCGGCCACCCTTGAGGTGCCAAGCAATCTCCTTCTTGGTGCCGGTGTAAGTACAGAAACGGTGTCTATCCGTCTGGATCAGCTTGCAGACGGTTCTCCGGACGCCGCGTCCCCGGCCAAAACCGGGCGGAGTCCGGTCATCGGCTTTAGCGTGCTTGCCGGAGGGCAGGTCATAGCCTGGAACAACCGGGATGCAAGCGTGAAAATAGCTGTTCCATACACGCCGGCAGCGTCACAGCTTGGCAATACAGGAGCACTTGTGGCTGGGCAGGTGGACAGCAAAGGCAGCCTTACAGTGATCCCGAACAGCCGGTATGACGCGGTAAGCGGTGCGATTGTATTCCAGACTGCAGAGCCGGGGACTTATGCAGTAGCATATAAGCCGGTGAACTTTGCAGATTTGGGAGAGCTGACCTGGGCGCAGGACGCAGTTGCCGCGTTGGCAGCACGCGACATCGTCAAGGGAATCTCAGAGAACAGCTTCTCTCCAACAGCACCGGTTAAGAGAGCGGATTTCATTACGCTGCTTGTAAGAGCACTGGAGCTGAAGGGAAGCGGTCCGGCTGCTTCCGGCTTTACCGATGTTCCGCAGGACGCGTATTACCGGAATGAGCTGGCTGCTGCGCAGCAGCTCGGCATCATCAACGGCTATGGGGATCATACCGTCCGTCCGGACAGCCCGATCTCCCGGCAGGAGATGATGGTCATTGCGGCGCGTGCGCTGGCGGCGGCAGGCAAACATCCGGACGGCAGCGGAAGTCTGGCTGCATTTTCAGACGCAGCCGAAGTAGCGGAATACGCAGCGGACAGCGTGTCCCTGCTGGTAGAGTCCGGGATCGTTGCCGGCAAGAACGGCAGGCTGGCCCCGGACGATACACTTACACGTGCCGAAGCGGCGGTGATTGTGTACCGGATTTGGGGATTGCAGTAG
- the alaS gene encoding alanine--tRNA ligase, with protein MKASEIRSKWLQFFESKGHKIEPSASLVPHNDPSLLWINAGMAPLKPYFDGREVPENPRLANSQKCIRTNDIENVGKTRRHHTFFEMLGNFSIGDYFKEEAITWAWEFLTGKEWIGFDGDRISVTVYAEDEEAFKLWNEKVGLPAERIIKLGDENFWDIGEGPCGPCSEIFYDRGEAYGSDMSDPEMYPGGENERWLEVWNLVFSQFNHNKDGSYTPLPNKNIDTGAGLERLTSILQDVDSNFDTDLFQPVIQKTAGLAGVKYKENLEQDIALKVIADHVRTVTFAVGDGVLPSNEGRGYIIRRLLRRAVRYGKTLGLDRPFLHELTETVGEVMGVYYPSVVENREYIAKIIRTEEERFHETLSDGLAILGEISAKAKADGVTVIGGADAFKLYDTYGFPFDLTEDFASEQGLTVDREGFDASMQEQRDRARAARQDNASMKIQGGALAELTVKSEFVGYNDSVTESKVVAIVVDGELVDVAGEGAECQVVLETTPFYAESGGQVSDTGLLTGGSVTAKVTGLFKAPHGQHVHLVTVEAGELKVGESVRAEVNREQREDIVKNHTATHLLHKALKEVLGGHVNQAGSLVEGARLRFDFSHFGAITPEELTEIEHRVNAQIWRGLDVVIENKPIDEAKAMGAMALFGEKYGNIVRVVQVGDYSLELCGGCHVANTAQIGIFKLVSESGIGSGVRRIEAVTGRFAYQFTESQLDLLKQSAGLLKSSLNDVPKRIEALHAQVRELSRENESLQSKLSATFAAELTGSVKTVGNGTQLLAVAVQAGSMDALRSTADELKTKLPEAILVLGATMDDKVNFVVSVPQELVKQGFHAGKLVKEVAAVCGGGGGGRPDMAQAGGKDASKLEAALAKAEELVAAQA; from the coding sequence ATGAAAGCAAGTGAAATCCGTTCCAAATGGCTGCAGTTTTTTGAGAGCAAAGGCCACAAAATCGAACCCAGCGCATCGCTCGTTCCGCACAACGATCCGTCCCTTTTGTGGATCAATGCGGGGATGGCGCCGCTGAAGCCTTATTTTGACGGCCGTGAGGTTCCTGAGAATCCGCGCCTGGCGAACTCGCAGAAATGTATCCGCACCAACGATATCGAGAATGTGGGCAAAACCCGCCGCCACCATACGTTTTTTGAGATGCTGGGGAACTTCTCCATCGGCGACTATTTCAAGGAAGAAGCAATTACGTGGGCTTGGGAGTTCCTGACGGGCAAGGAGTGGATCGGCTTTGACGGCGACCGTATTTCCGTAACCGTATATGCCGAGGACGAAGAGGCTTTCAAGCTGTGGAATGAAAAAGTAGGCCTGCCTGCAGAACGCATCATCAAGCTGGGCGACGAGAACTTCTGGGATATCGGCGAAGGCCCTTGCGGACCCTGCTCCGAAATCTTTTATGACCGCGGTGAAGCTTACGGCAGTGACATGAGTGATCCTGAAATGTATCCGGGCGGCGAAAATGAGCGCTGGCTGGAAGTATGGAACCTCGTGTTCTCGCAATTTAACCATAACAAGGACGGCAGTTACACACCGCTTCCTAATAAGAACATCGATACCGGTGCCGGTCTGGAGCGCCTGACTTCCATTCTCCAGGATGTGGATTCCAACTTCGATACCGACCTGTTCCAGCCGGTGATCCAGAAGACTGCCGGCCTTGCCGGAGTGAAATACAAAGAGAACCTGGAGCAGGATATTGCGCTGAAGGTTATCGCTGACCACGTCCGTACAGTTACGTTCGCTGTGGGTGACGGCGTGCTTCCTTCCAATGAAGGCCGCGGCTATATTATCCGCCGTCTGCTCCGCCGTGCTGTCCGTTACGGCAAGACACTGGGTCTGGACCGCCCGTTCCTGCATGAGCTGACCGAAACCGTCGGCGAAGTGATGGGCGTCTACTATCCGTCCGTTGTGGAAAACCGCGAATATATCGCCAAAATCATCCGTACGGAAGAGGAACGCTTCCATGAGACCTTGTCCGACGGCCTGGCTATTCTTGGTGAAATTTCCGCAAAAGCCAAAGCTGACGGTGTAACTGTCATCGGCGGTGCTGACGCATTCAAACTCTATGATACGTACGGCTTCCCGTTTGACCTTACCGAAGATTTCGCTTCCGAGCAGGGTCTTACAGTAGACCGCGAAGGTTTTGACGCTTCCATGCAGGAGCAGCGCGACCGCGCCAGAGCGGCCCGCCAGGATAACGCCAGTATGAAAATCCAGGGCGGCGCACTTGCTGAACTGACGGTTAAAAGTGAATTTGTTGGATATAATGACTCCGTAACAGAGTCGAAAGTTGTGGCTATTGTTGTTGACGGTGAACTGGTGGATGTTGCAGGCGAAGGTGCAGAGTGCCAGGTCGTGCTCGAAACGACTCCGTTCTATGCCGAAAGCGGCGGTCAAGTAAGTGACACGGGTCTGCTGACAGGCGGTTCCGTTACGGCAAAAGTAACAGGACTCTTCAAGGCTCCGCACGGGCAGCATGTCCATCTGGTAACTGTAGAAGCCGGTGAGCTGAAAGTGGGCGAAAGTGTCCGCGCGGAAGTGAACCGCGAGCAGCGTGAAGATATCGTGAAGAACCACACGGCGACTCACCTGCTGCACAAAGCGCTGAAGGAAGTGCTGGGCGGCCATGTTAACCAGGCAGGGTCGCTGGTGGAAGGCGCACGCCTGCGTTTTGACTTCTCGCATTTCGGCGCAATTACGCCGGAAGAGCTGACGGAGATCGAGCATCGCGTTAATGCCCAAATCTGGCGCGGACTGGATGTCGTGATCGAGAACAAGCCGATTGATGAAGCTAAAGCGATGGGCGCCATGGCTCTCTTCGGAGAAAAATACGGCAACATCGTACGCGTCGTACAGGTTGGCGACTACAGCCTTGAGCTGTGCGGCGGATGCCACGTCGCAAATACTGCGCAAATCGGGATCTTCAAGCTTGTCAGCGAGAGCGGCATCGGCTCCGGTGTGCGCCGGATTGAAGCGGTAACCGGACGTTTCGCTTACCAGTTCACCGAAAGCCAGCTGGATCTTCTGAAGCAGTCCGCAGGCCTGCTGAAATCCTCGCTGAATGATGTGCCGAAGCGCATTGAGGCACTGCATGCCCAGGTTCGCGAGCTGTCCCGTGAGAACGAGTCGCTGCAATCGAAGCTGAGCGCTACCTTTGCCGCTGAGCTGACAGGCAGTGTCAAAACTGTAGGGAACGGTACTCAGCTTCTGGCAGTTGCTGTTCAAGCCGGCAGCATGGACGCCCTGCGTTCGACTGCTGATGAGCTGAAGACCAAGCTGCCTGAAGCCATCCTGGTGCTTGGAGCAACGATGGACGATAAAGTGAACTTTGTAGTGTCTGTGCCTCAGGAGCTGGTGAAGCAGGGATTCCATGCCGGCAAGCTGGTCAAAGAAGTTGCCGCAGTATGCGGCGGCGGCGGCGGCGGACGTCCGGACATGGCCCAGGCAGGCGGCAAGGATGCC
- a CDS encoding Imm10 family immunity protein, translated as MNTVLNAGFLYAGADEETDVLLIGFADDEFDPQEYILLQKTLDPGEEDAESGFDKIHISYNNEAQSMYGGILKLYFSASVTEITLTEEAAGQLNCTRKIVIKYDQEDADLPVFHKYLLQMFADDEEVLSLDL; from the coding sequence ATGAACACAGTGCTGAACGCAGGTTTTCTGTACGCAGGAGCCGATGAAGAAACGGATGTCCTATTGATCGGTTTTGCTGATGATGAGTTTGATCCGCAAGAGTATATTTTGCTGCAAAAAACGCTGGATCCGGGCGAAGAAGACGCAGAGTCAGGTTTTGATAAGATACATATCAGTTATAATAATGAGGCGCAGTCTATGTATGGCGGAATTTTAAAATTATATTTTTCAGCCAGTGTTACAGAGATCACTCTGACTGAAGAGGCGGCAGGCCAATTGAATTGTACCCGTAAAATTGTTATTAAGTATGATCAGGAGGATGCGGATCTTCCAGTGTTCCATAAGTACCTGCTGCAGATGTTTGCCGATGATGAGGAGGTATTGTCATTAGATTTGTAA